One Eurosta solidaginis isolate ZX-2024a chromosome 5, ASM4086904v1, whole genome shotgun sequence DNA segment encodes these proteins:
- the mRRF1 gene encoding ribosome-recycling factor, mitochondrial codes for MYKNTYPIIRGVLQRELRSFTTFPGIKQMPLVACQLQTQIQTTCICFPQVRCYAKSKDKKKEKGKKSGAKVEINETQLREVLDLDALNGQMQKAIQQMKDDFIKQLSIRSTSGAVEKLRVLVDGAEHELQELGQISRKNPKTIVVNMIAFPQTIPDVLKALENSGMNLNPQQDGTTLFIPIPKVTKEHRESLSKNAKSLFIKYRDSIRDIQNIAIKKIKKQSDISKDDNFAIQTQIAAIADRYIAEADKLLATKQKELLGDS; via the coding sequence ATGTATAAAAATACATATCCAATTATACGTGGTGTGTTACAACGGGAATTACGTTCCTTTACAACATTTCCAGGAATTAAACAAATGCCTCTGGTGGCTTGTCAATTACAGACACAGATACAAACCACTTGCATATGTTTCCCACAAGTACGATGTTATGCAAAAAGCAAAgataagaaaaaagaaaagggtAAAAAATCGGGAGCAAAAGTCGAAATAAATGAAACTCAACTACGAGAAGTATTGGATTTGGATGCATTGAATGGTCAAATGCAAAAAGCAATACAACAAATGAAAGATGATTTTATAAAACAATTGTCGATCCGTTCTACTTCGGGTGCTGTAGAAAAGTTGCGAGTGCTTGTCGATGGTGCTGAACATGAATTACAAGAACTCGGACAAATTTCAAGGAAAAATCCCAAAACAATTGTAGTTAACATGATTGCATTTCCTCAAACTATACCTGATGTACTGAAAGCCTTAGAGAATAGTGGCATGAATCTTAATCCTCAACAAGATGGAACAACTTTATTTATTCCAATACCTAAGGTTACAAAAGAACATCGTGAGAGCCTctcgaaaaatgcaaaaagcCTATTCATCAAGTATCGAGATTCAATTAGAGATATTCAAAATAttgccataaaaaaaattaaaaaacaatcgGATATATCCAAAGATGATAATTTTGCTATTCAAACACAAATTGCAGCCATAGCTGATAGGTATATAGCAGAAGCGGATAAACTATTGGCAACAAAGCAAAAGGAATTACTGGGCGATTCCTAA